A region from the Nostoc sp. HK-01 genome encodes:
- a CDS encoding band 7 protein, whose translation MKNNKSFNNAGKLTALLCLITIFLTPCVIVNAGERGVLMKFGEVQEQILGEGLHLIIPIVNTVEKLSIRVQKQEISTEAAAKDLQDVFTDVALNWHLIPEEVNIIFQQIGNKENVITRIINPAVEEVIKSIISQYTAEEIITKRGAVKLGLDTALTTRLRSYHIAVNDISLVHVHFSERFGEAVEAKQIAEQEAKRAEFLALKAVKEAEAKVNLAKGEAETYRLLRDGLTTELLQKQAIERWNGKLPLVIGKENPKIWDFSELIKAYK comes from the coding sequence ATGAAAAACAATAAATCTTTTAATAATGCTGGTAAATTGACAGCACTTTTATGTTTAATTACTATTTTTCTCACCCCTTGCGTGATAGTTAACGCAGGGGAACGTGGCGTATTAATGAAGTTTGGCGAAGTGCAAGAGCAAATATTAGGCGAAGGACTTCATTTAATTATCCCGATAGTCAATACAGTAGAAAAGTTAAGTATCCGTGTGCAGAAACAGGAAATATCTACTGAAGCTGCGGCTAAAGATTTACAAGATGTTTTCACTGATGTCGCACTGAATTGGCATCTCATCCCAGAAGAAGTTAATATTATTTTTCAACAGATTGGTAATAAAGAAAATGTAATTACTCGAATCATTAACCCAGCAGTTGAAGAAGTAATCAAATCGATTATTTCTCAATATACGGCGGAAGAAATTATTACTAAAAGAGGAGCAGTCAAATTAGGGCTAGACACAGCGTTAACTACGCGTTTACGTAGTTATCATATTGCAGTGAATGATATTTCTTTAGTTCATGTTCATTTTTCTGAGCGCTTTGGTGAGGCGGTAGAAGCAAAGCAAATTGCGGAACAAGAAGCCAAACGAGCCGAATTTCTGGCTTTGAAAGCAGTAAAAGAAGCTGAGGCGAAAGTGAATTTAGCCAAAGGCGAGGCTGAAACTTATAGATTACTACGTGATGGTTTAACAACAGAGTTACTACAAAAACAAGCCATTGAAAGATGGAATGGTAAGTTACCCTTAGTCATTGGTAAAGAAAATCCTAAAATCTGGGATTTTAGTGAATTAATTAAAGCTTATAAATAA
- a CDS encoding amino acid permease-associated region, producing the protein MNKEISSHQSLHGLKPECLSFTEVLAQSFAVIAPTTIPASNIGLIVALSGSGTWLSFLIGLIGLLFVSININQFASRTASPGSLYSYITKGLGATAGVVCGWSLVLAYLFTGMSVLCGFANFSGVLIGHLGIHPSSITLLAIGAGISWYAAYKDIQLSAVAMLWMEGISIVLIAVLCIIIWAHKGFALDMSQLTLTGATPGSVATGLVLVMFAFSGFESATSLGDEAKNPLRTIPKSVMGSVILAGLFYICTTYIEVLGFNGAGVSITNTEEPLGFLSRQAGVGFLGELVGLGALFSFFACILGSINPASRVFFLMARHGLFHSSLGTAHSANKTPHVAVTMCSLMTFLVPAGMSLFNIKLFECMGYLGAICSYGFLSVYILISIAAPVYLYKINQLRRRDIVFSILGVGFMMIPVLGSVGIPGSSLFPVPEAPYNAFPYLFLMYIVATSGWFIVKRRRSPHLVAGMHRGIEEIHARFSDRSKIP; encoded by the coding sequence ATGAACAAGGAAATTTCTTCTCATCAGAGTCTTCATGGTTTAAAACCAGAATGTCTTTCTTTTACGGAAGTTCTAGCGCAATCTTTTGCGGTAATTGCACCAACAACAATTCCCGCATCTAATATTGGCTTAATCGTTGCACTTTCCGGAAGCGGCACTTGGCTCAGTTTTTTGATTGGCTTAATTGGACTATTATTTGTCAGTATTAATATCAATCAATTTGCTAGTCGGACGGCATCTCCAGGTTCACTTTATTCCTACATCACTAAAGGTTTAGGTGCAACAGCCGGAGTAGTTTGTGGCTGGAGTTTAGTACTGGCTTATTTATTCACTGGCATGTCTGTTCTTTGCGGTTTTGCCAATTTTAGTGGTGTTTTAATTGGGCATTTGGGCATTCATCCTTCAAGTATTACATTACTGGCGATCGGTGCAGGAATTTCTTGGTATGCCGCTTATAAAGATATCCAACTTTCTGCTGTCGCTATGCTGTGGATGGAAGGTATATCAATTGTTTTAATTGCTGTGTTGTGCATAATTATCTGGGCGCACAAAGGTTTTGCGTTGGATATGTCCCAGTTAACTTTGACTGGTGCGACTCCAGGTAGCGTAGCTACAGGACTGGTTTTGGTGATGTTTGCGTTCTCTGGCTTTGAAAGTGCCACATCTTTGGGTGATGAAGCCAAAAATCCCCTGCGAACCATCCCAAAATCGGTAATGGGTAGTGTGATTTTGGCTGGGTTGTTTTATATTTGTACAACTTATATAGAAGTGTTGGGATTCAACGGCGCTGGCGTATCTATTACCAACACAGAAGAACCTTTGGGTTTTTTATCCCGACAGGCGGGAGTAGGTTTCTTGGGTGAATTAGTAGGTTTGGGTGCGTTATTTAGCTTCTTTGCTTGCATTTTAGGCAGTATCAACCCCGCCTCTAGAGTATTCTTTTTGATGGCGCGTCATGGTTTATTTCATTCATCTTTAGGTACGGCGCACTCAGCTAATAAAACACCTCATGTTGCAGTCACAATGTGTTCTTTGATGACATTCCTCGTACCGGCGGGGATGTCATTATTTAATATCAAATTATTCGAGTGTATGGGATACTTGGGGGCTATTTGTAGCTATGGGTTCTTGAGTGTTTATATCTTGATTTCTATTGCTGCACCTGTTTATCTATATAAAATCAACCAACTGCGCCGCCGAGATATAGTGTTTTCTATTCTTGGCGTTGGCTTTATGATGATTCCGGTTTTGGGTAGTGTTGGCATTCCTGGTAGCAGCCTCTTCCCAGTTCCTGAAGCACCATATAATGCTTTTCCCTACTTATTTTTGATGTACATAGTCGCTACGAGTGGCTGGTTCATTGTCAAAAGAAGACGTTCTCCCCATTTAGTTGCAGGAATGCACCGAGGAATTGAAGAAATTCACGCCCGATTTAGCGATCGCAGCAAAATTCCTTAA
- a CDS encoding cadmium resistance transporter, with the protein MNGLVTTISTGAFAFSATNIDDLVILTLFFSQINARFRRWQIIAGQYLGFTALVMASLPGFFGGLILPRPWIGLFGLVPIAIGIKCLLNQTEDESAAVEPQTETSSDTFLTKLFNLQTYSVAAVTFANGTDNISIYVPLFASTTWESLLVILGVFFTLVGCLCYLANKLTNQTAITNLLTRYGNNFMPFVLMGLGAFIVIDSGSLTLLNLS; encoded by the coding sequence ATGAACGGGTTAGTTACCACAATTAGTACCGGGGCATTTGCCTTTAGCGCCACAAATATCGACGATTTAGTGATATTAACGCTATTTTTTTCCCAGATTAACGCTAGGTTTCGCCGTTGGCAAATCATTGCCGGACAGTATCTTGGTTTTACCGCACTGGTAATGGCCAGTCTGCCAGGTTTTTTTGGTGGCTTAATCCTACCACGTCCTTGGATTGGATTATTTGGCTTAGTTCCCATTGCTATTGGCATCAAGTGTTTGTTGAATCAAACAGAAGATGAATCAGCAGCCGTTGAACCCCAAACAGAAACATCATCAGACACTTTTTTAACCAAATTATTCAATTTACAAACTTACAGTGTCGCCGCGGTGACGTTTGCTAATGGTACTGACAACATTAGTATTTATGTACCTTTGTTCGCCAGCACCACTTGGGAAAGTTTGTTGGTAATTTTGGGTGTGTTTTTTACCTTGGTGGGATGTTTGTGTTACTTAGCTAATAAATTAACTAACCAAACTGCGATCACTAACTTATTAACTCGTTATGGGAATAATTTTATGCCTTTTGTTCTCATGGGATTAGGCGCTTTTATCGTTATCGATAGTGGTAGCTTAACGTTATTAAATTTATCTTAA
- a CDS encoding pentapeptide repeat-containing protein yields MNSRLSDRIWASILSVLLWAVFSITANFTYTPTALALEYNKEILIDADFSGRDLTDSSFTKANLRQSNFSNSNLRGVSFFAANLESANLQGTDLSNATLDSARLIKADLTNAVLEGAFAANAKFDGAIIDGADFTDVLLRPDEQKKLCKLAKGTNPTTGRDTRDTLFCP; encoded by the coding sequence ATGAATTCTAGGTTAAGCGATCGCATTTGGGCAAGCATACTCAGTGTATTGCTGTGGGCAGTTTTTAGCATCACAGCTAATTTTACTTATACGCCAACAGCTTTAGCACTCGAATACAACAAAGAAATATTAATAGATGCTGATTTTTCTGGACGTGATTTAACAGATTCTAGCTTTACCAAAGCTAATCTCCGTCAAAGTAACTTTAGCAATAGTAACTTGCGTGGTGTGAGTTTCTTTGCTGCTAATTTGGAGTCAGCCAATCTACAGGGAACTGATTTGTCAAATGCTACTTTAGACTCAGCCCGTCTGATTAAAGCAGATTTGACTAATGCAGTTTTAGAAGGTGCGTTTGCAGCTAATGCCAAATTTGATGGTGCAATTATTGACGGAGCAGATTTTACTGATGTCCTGCTACGCCCAGATGAACAAAAAAAGTTATGTAAGTTGGCTAAGGGTACTAATCCCACTACAGGACGGGACACCCGTGATACTTTGTTTTGTCCTTAA